TGACGGCCAGCGGGTGAATGGCGCTGCCCAGGTCGTGGGTGAAGCCCGGCAGGGTAAGTGCAGCGTTGCGAACCGAGCCGCCCGCCGTGTTCGCGCCTTCCCACAGGCGCACGCGCAGGCCAGCTTGGGCCAGCAGGATGGCGGCAGCCAGCCCATTGGGGCCGCTGCCCACCACATTGGCCGTGCGGGGTGAAGACGTCATGCTCCGATGATGGCGGATGCGTGGGCGGTAAGCTGTGGGCTGGTCGGCGATCCGGGCGGCTGAACCTCCGATCTGGTCAAACCCCATACTTGCCGCATGACGATTCGTGAACTTCAGGGCAACGATATTCGACTCAGCTACGCCGCCATGTTCGAGCTGCGCGGCCAGCGCCCGCCGCTCGCCTCACCGGAGAGCTTTCAGGCCTGGGTGAGCGAACAGGCCAGTCAGGGCTACCGTCTGGCCGCCTCGTTCGACGGGACAGGGGAGGCGCAGGCGGTGTGTGGTTTCCGGGTGCTGAACTTCTTATATTCGGGCCGCCAGCTTTACATCGACGATCTGAGTACTGTGCCCGCCGCACGGGGCCGGGGCCATGCCCGCGCCCTGCTGGCCTGGGCTGAGGCCGAGGCGCGGCGGCTCGGCTGCGAGAGCCTGCACCTCGATTCGGGCGTGCAGCGGTTCCCGGCCCACCGGCTGTATCTGGGCACCGGTATGGACATCACGGCGCACCATTTCGCCCGGAGTCTGCTGTGACTTACTACGACCCGCGTGTCC
This portion of the Deinococcus rubellus genome encodes:
- a CDS encoding GNAT family N-acetyltransferase, whose protein sequence is MTIRELQGNDIRLSYAAMFELRGQRPPLASPESFQAWVSEQASQGYRLAASFDGTGEAQAVCGFRVLNFLYSGRQLYIDDLSTVPAARGRGHARALLAWAEAEARRLGCESLHLDSGVQRFPAHRLYLGTGMDITAHHFARSLL